From Lysobacter auxotrophicus, the proteins below share one genomic window:
- a CDS encoding LysR family transcriptional regulator — MSRDLPPLNALRAFEAVARLDSVSRAAEELHVTHGAVSRHLKSLEEALGTALFVREGRGLALTPAGHRLHEAADGAFALLRQGWSDLRRRPQQAPLVLGCPGSVLARWMIPRLDRLARERPDLTLHLAASENTPDAALTGLDAALLIDRAPWPGDWQVHELAPERIGPVVSPRFAGFERLRDATPDALMHEALLHTQSRPQAWADWAQRNGLDAGALRMGTGFPHLYYLLEAANAGLGVAIAPEPLVAEDLAAGRLVAPCGFVQTQARWVLVTRRRANDPRVASLADWLRAELAR, encoded by the coding sequence ATGAGCCGAGACCTACCCCCGCTCAACGCGCTGCGCGCCTTCGAGGCCGTGGCGCGGCTCGACAGCGTCAGCCGGGCCGCCGAGGAACTCCACGTGACCCACGGTGCCGTCAGCCGGCACCTCAAGTCGCTGGAGGAAGCCCTGGGGACCGCCCTCTTCGTCCGCGAAGGCCGGGGGCTCGCCCTCACGCCCGCCGGCCATCGGCTGCATGAGGCGGCCGACGGCGCGTTCGCCCTGCTCCGCCAGGGCTGGAGCGACCTGCGCCGCCGCCCGCAGCAGGCGCCGCTGGTGCTCGGCTGCCCCGGAAGCGTGCTGGCGCGCTGGATGATTCCGCGGCTGGATCGACTGGCCCGCGAACGTCCCGATCTCACCCTGCATCTGGCCGCCAGCGAGAACACGCCGGACGCCGCCCTGACGGGGCTCGACGCCGCGCTGCTCATCGACCGGGCGCCTTGGCCGGGCGACTGGCAGGTGCACGAACTCGCGCCCGAACGCATCGGCCCGGTCGTGAGCCCGCGCTTTGCCGGCTTCGAGCGGCTGCGCGATGCGACGCCCGACGCGCTGATGCACGAAGCGCTCCTGCACACGCAATCGCGCCCACAGGCGTGGGCGGACTGGGCGCAGCGCAACGGGCTCGACGCCGGCGCGCTGCGCATGGGCACGGGGTTTCCGCACCTGTACTACCTGCTCGAAGCCGCGAACGCCGGGCTCGGCGTGGCGATCGCGCCCGAGCCGCTGGTGGCCGAGGATCTCGCGGCTGGCCGGCTGGTCGCGCCGTGCGGGTTCGTCCAGACGCAGGCGCGCTGGGTGCTCGTCACGCGGCGGCGCGCGAACGATCCGCGCGTGGCCTCATTGGCGGACTGGCTGCGTGCGGAACTTGCGCGCTGA
- a CDS encoding phosphoribosylanthranilate isomerase: MNAQTHTRIKFCGMTHADDIALACELGVDAIGLVFAERSSRRLTIEQARALRAGIAEGIEVVALFMDNDAATVQRVIDAVRPTVLQFHGREDEAFCAAFDMPYFKAVAMGGDVAADALSHHPRAVALLLDSHASGGAGGTGHAFDWSRIPRESARPFLLAGGLHPENIFDAVTAVHPWGVDVSSGIESAPGEKDAAKMRRFVEEVRRADSSER; the protein is encoded by the coding sequence ATGAATGCGCAGACGCATACGCGCATCAAGTTCTGCGGCATGACGCATGCGGACGACATCGCGCTGGCGTGCGAGCTGGGCGTGGATGCGATCGGCCTGGTGTTCGCGGAGCGCAGTTCGCGGCGGCTGACGATCGAGCAGGCGAGGGCGTTGCGCGCCGGAATCGCCGAAGGCATCGAAGTCGTCGCGCTCTTCATGGATAACGACGCGGCCACCGTGCAGCGCGTGATCGACGCCGTGCGACCGACGGTACTGCAGTTCCACGGCCGCGAGGACGAAGCATTCTGCGCCGCGTTCGACATGCCGTATTTCAAGGCGGTCGCGATGGGCGGCGACGTCGCGGCCGATGCGTTGTCGCATCATCCGCGCGCCGTCGCGCTGTTGCTCGACAGCCATGCGTCCGGCGGCGCGGGCGGCACCGGTCACGCCTTCGACTGGTCGCGCATCCCGCGCGAATCCGCGCGGCCGTTCCTGCTTGCCGGCGGGCTGCATCCGGAAAACATCTTCGACGCGGTGACGGCCGTGCATCCGTGGGGCGTGGACGTCTCCAGCGGCATCGAGTCGGCACCGGGCGAGAAGGACGCCGCGAAGATGCGGCGCTTCGTCGAAGAAGTGCGGCGGGCGGATTCGTCGGAACGCTGA
- the truA gene encoding tRNA pseudouridine(38-40) synthase TruA: MAPTQRFALGIEYDGNGFCGWQRLSKHGEPEREGEETLQAALEFAISFVAGHPVETICAGRTDAGVHAECQVVHFDSHAVRDARSWMLGVTSRLPPSIAVRWCRPVAHDFHARFSARARRYRYRILNRPVRAALGRQYLSWERRPLDADAMHRAAQALLGENDFSSFRTVHCQSPHAWRELQEIRVTRSGDVVEVEVQANAFLHHMVRNIVGSLLMVGSGEKPERWIAELLATRDRTVAGPTAPPTGLVFLGPRYPAEWNLPAEITL; encoded by the coding sequence ATCGCGCCCACCCAACGCTTCGCCCTCGGCATCGAATACGACGGCAACGGCTTCTGCGGCTGGCAGCGGTTGAGCAAGCACGGCGAACCCGAGCGCGAAGGCGAGGAAACGCTGCAGGCCGCGCTGGAATTCGCGATCTCCTTCGTCGCCGGCCATCCGGTCGAAACGATCTGCGCCGGGCGCACCGACGCCGGCGTGCACGCCGAATGCCAGGTCGTGCACTTCGACAGCCACGCCGTGCGCGACGCACGCAGCTGGATGCTCGGCGTCACCAGCCGTCTGCCGCCGTCGATCGCCGTGCGTTGGTGCCGGCCTGTGGCACACGATTTCCATGCGCGCTTCTCCGCGCGTGCGCGCCGCTATCGCTATCGCATCCTCAATCGCCCGGTGCGCGCCGCGCTCGGCCGGCAATACCTCAGCTGGGAACGCCGGCCGCTCGACGCCGATGCCATGCACCGTGCCGCGCAGGCGCTGCTGGGGGAAAACGACTTCTCCTCCTTCCGCACCGTGCATTGCCAGTCGCCGCACGCGTGGCGCGAGTTGCAGGAGATCCGCGTCACGCGCAGCGGCGACGTGGTCGAAGTGGAAGTGCAGGCGAACGCGTTCCTGCACCACATGGTGCGCAACATCGTCGGCAGCCTGCTGATGGTCGGCAGCGGCGAAAAGCCCGAACGCTGGATCGCCGAACTGCTCGCCACGCGCGACCGGACGGTCGCCGGTCCGACCGCGCCGCCGACGGGGCTGGTGTTCCTCGGACCGCGCTACCCGGCGGAATGGAATCTTCCCGCGGAAATCACGCTATGA